Proteins from a single region of Crassaminicella profunda:
- a CDS encoding Rpn family recombination-promoting nuclease/putative transposase, which translates to MAERTTYYWSKMYTNQIKSGDTYDKLKKCITINIVDFECIPLDKIHTSYHITEGETGYRLTEVFEIHYLELPKLENINIARDENEAITQWMEFIDAKSREVMEMLSQKNKDIKKAYDMLQVISKDEKARMAYEAREAEIHDQMTRIETAREEGANKKAIKIAQNLLKMGFVIEQVAQASELSVEEVEEIKKKMVH; encoded by the coding sequence ATGGCAGAAAGAACGACTTACTATTGGTCAAAAATGTATACCAATCAAATAAAATCAGGGGATACTTATGACAAACTAAAAAAATGTATCACTATAAACATAGTAGATTTTGAATGTATCCCACTAGACAAAATTCATACAAGCTACCATATCACAGAAGGTGAAACAGGTTATAGATTGACAGAAGTATTTGAAATTCATTATCTAGAGTTGCCGAAACTTGAAAATATAAATATAGCGAGAGACGAAAATGAAGCAATAACCCAATGGATGGAATTTATAGATGCAAAATCTAGGGAGGTGATGGAAATGCTATCTCAAAAAAATAAAGACATCAAAAAAGCATATGATATGCTACAAGTGATTAGCAAAGATGAAAAAGCACGAATGGCATATGAAGCAAGAGAAGCAGAAATTCATGACCAAATGACGAGGATTGAAACAGCAAGAGAAGAAGGCGCAAATAAAAAAGCAATAAAAATAGCACAAAATCTATTAAAAATGGGATTTGTTATTGAACAAGTAGCACAGGCTTCAGAACTTAGTGTAGAAGAAGTAGAAGAGATAAAGAAAAAAATGGTTCATTAA
- a CDS encoding ATP-binding protein, whose protein sequence is MQKIKTTMSKMIHTQELALNSDDYCPKCKGKKSMIINILGNMKKVPVLCKCEKEEYERQRILDENKEKLYKLQRLREHSLMDENFKNCTFENWKSDKENEKMYKMGEKYCNRWQEMKKKNMGFTFWGPPGTGKSYLSFCIANRLLQSYVPVIAISTIGIINRIYDSYKRYGQSGEVAIIHSLKNASLLILDDLGAEYTSKLGKEKQIIYSILDARYRDKKPVIITTNLNLKQLKEKLRGNDCVDRTYDRLIELAPPVEIKGTSKRVAVGKEKTQILKSLL, encoded by the coding sequence ATGCAAAAGATCAAAACAACCATGAGCAAAATGATCCATACGCAGGAATTGGCATTGAACTCTGATGATTATTGTCCAAAATGCAAAGGAAAAAAAAGCATGATCATCAATATCCTAGGAAATATGAAAAAAGTACCTGTTTTATGCAAATGTGAAAAAGAAGAATACGAAAGGCAAAGAATCTTAGATGAAAACAAAGAAAAGCTCTATAAGCTACAAAGGTTACGAGAACACAGCTTAATGGATGAAAACTTTAAAAACTGCACCTTTGAAAATTGGAAATCTGATAAAGAAAATGAAAAAATGTACAAAATGGGAGAAAAATACTGCAATCGATGGCAGGAAATGAAAAAGAAAAACATGGGATTTACCTTCTGGGGTCCTCCAGGAACAGGCAAAAGTTATCTAAGCTTTTGCATTGCCAATAGACTTCTTCAAAGCTATGTACCTGTGATTGCCATCTCTACTATAGGAATCATCAACCGCATTTATGATAGCTACAAAAGATATGGGCAAAGTGGAGAAGTAGCAATCATCCATTCACTAAAGAATGCAAGTCTATTGATATTAGATGATCTAGGGGCTGAGTATACTTCCAAACTAGGAAAAGAAAAACAAATCATCTACTCCATCCTAGATGCAAGATATAGAGACAAAAAACCTGTCATTATCACTACCAACTTAAATCTAAAGCAGCTCAAAGAAAAACTAAGAGGAAATGATTGTGTAGATCGAACCTATGACCGACTCATAGAACTAGCACCGCCAGTAGAAATTAAAGGAACATCCAAAAGAGTAGCTGTAGGAAAAGAAAAAACCCAGATTTTAAAGAGCTTGCTATGA
- a CDS encoding RNA-binding domain-containing protein: MWELFTQGETKYIEYKKEYTKTLLKTISAFANYHDGYIIIGIDGFGNIIGVDHSDSVRLSIENAINDNIIPKPYYEIELRKIEDKHMVIVKVFKGDNTPYTINNKAYKRIDTSTVAVDKFGFEDLVLRGRNLSYESLPYKEQALHFHILGNKLRKKLNVSIISDDILKSLQLIIKNEYINAAALLSDNNPLSNATVSLIRFDGDSVLNIKDRTVLSSRSIIDQFDECMNFYSKHINTREIIEEAYRKTTEDIPKVAYREAVANAIVHRDYSRRGDIKVEIFDNRVEIVSPGGLPVGISEEEYLNGKISIPRNKVISDIFLRIGIIERLATGIRRIKEYYKDSPVNPSFEISENTIKVILPNINNNFKEEAIVNRRRTLIDELIGNEKSIVQYILREGSITRKKAETILSLKKTQTIYLINTLQEKGIIIKVGSGKGTKYILRK; this comes from the coding sequence ATGTGGGAATTATTTACACAAGGTGAAACAAAATATATAGAATATAAAAAAGAATATACAAAGACTCTATTAAAAACTATTTCTGCTTTTGCCAATTATCATGATGGTTATATTATTATTGGCATTGATGGTTTTGGAAATATTATTGGTGTAGATCATTCTGATTCTGTAAGATTAAGCATAGAAAATGCTATTAATGACAATATTATTCCAAAACCATACTATGAAATAGAACTTAGAAAAATAGAAGATAAGCACATGGTGATCGTAAAAGTTTTTAAAGGAGATAATACACCCTATACAATCAATAACAAAGCATATAAGAGAATAGATACATCAACTGTAGCAGTTGATAAATTTGGATTTGAGGATTTAGTTTTAAGAGGTAGAAATTTAAGCTATGAATCATTACCTTATAAAGAGCAAGCGCTTCACTTTCATATACTAGGAAATAAACTAAGAAAAAAATTAAATGTAAGTATAATATCAGATGATATTTTGAAGTCTTTACAACTAATTATAAAAAATGAATATATAAATGCAGCGGCGTTATTATCTGATAATAATCCGCTTTCGAACGCAACTGTATCACTTATTAGATTTGATGGAGATTCAGTTTTAAATATTAAAGATCGAACTGTTTTATCTAGTAGATCTATTATTGATCAGTTTGATGAATGTATGAACTTTTATTCAAAGCATATCAATACTCGCGAAATAATTGAAGAAGCTTACAGAAAAACCACTGAGGATATTCCAAAAGTAGCATATCGTGAAGCAGTTGCCAATGCAATTGTTCATAGAGATTATTCAAGACGTGGGGATATAAAAGTTGAGATTTTTGATAATAGGGTCGAAATAGTATCTCCAGGAGGTTTGCCCGTAGGTATTTCAGAAGAAGAATATTTAAATGGAAAAATATCAATACCTAGAAATAAAGTAATATCCGATATTTTCCTAAGAATTGGCATAATTGAAAGGCTAGCAACAGGAATTAGAAGGATTAAAGAATACTATAAAGATAGCCCTGTCAATCCAAGCTTTGAGATTAGTGAAAATACTATTAAAGTAATTTTACCAAATATAAATAACAACTTTAAAGAAGAAGCTATTGTGAATAGAAGGAGAACATTAATAGATGAACTTATTGGCAATGAAAAATCAATTGTTCAATATATACTAAGAGAAGGTAGTATCACCAGAAAAAAAGCAGAAACCATTCTTTCATTAAAAAAGACACAGACTATTTATTTAATCAATACATTGCAAGAAAAAGGGATCATTATCAAAGTGGGCAGTGGAAAAGGGACAAAATATATTTTAAGGAAGTAG